The genomic stretch CAGATGAAGATTTCCCTGGAGCTGGTATAGTCGTACAACCACCGTGCTCGCTTCTGCGTATTTTAACACATTGCATACACCTTCTTTAAAAATCAAAAAAATGTTTTTCCGCTTGTTCATATCCAGAATCACTTCCCGGATATGTTCCTCTTCTTCAAAGTGAAACTGAATATTTTTAGCCCGGGTAAGTGGCAGGGCATAATAGATCATTCGCTGGATAAGTTTTTTCATGCTATCATGCACGGGATGTATCGCCCAAACGATGTCACTCATGTTTTCCATCATATCGGCAGATATCTGACTGATTTTACGAAAGATATTTTTTGCTTCTTTCAGGGTCATCTTTTTGCGATTTACGGCTGCATTGCTATATAACAGGATGGAAGTCAATGTTGCGCCGATATCATCGTGCAAGTCTTTTGCAATATTATTCCGGATGTTATCCATATTTTTCCTTAATTGTTCATTCTCCTGTAACTGAGCGATAAGCCTTTGCTGATGTTTTATTTTTTCTTTTTCTACCCTTCTGTTCTTTAATCCCAGCGAGGTTGTGAAGATGATGGTTTCTATAACTACTCCTATCTGACCAGTAACCAAGCTGTTTAGGTTTGAGGATAGAAGCCCCCAATCGATTTGCAGAAGTGTGATAAGAATACCTATTACTCCCCCCAGTCCGGCTATCATGCTACCGGTTAGAATCAGGGTAACCAGGATATCATGATGCTTGATTAATTTAAAGATGAGATATAGACAACAAGCGAATACAAACACAATGCTCACCATGAGCAGATCATTTATCCATACTTCTCCCGGAAACAAAATGCGAAGTATTAAATCAATGATCACATATATCCAGATTGTATGCTCGAGATAACGAACACTTTTTTCAACAGATGCGTCCAGGTGTTTCAGTTCCAGAAAATACCGGATGAACATCAGGTAGAACAGGTAAGGAAGCATCAGGAGAAAGGCTTTAAGGTAGAACCTCAATTCCGGATAATAGGCAAAGGGCGAGTAGATACCCGTTTCCTGGTAATACTTGTGCAGGTAATACATCGTTACCAGCACCAGGTAGAGAAAATAACAGGGATACTCTTTCCTTTTCACAATGATCCATTGAAACAGCACATATAGCATCTGGGAACACATAAATCCGAGAAAAAGCAATTGCAGGAACCGGGCACGACGATCGCCATAATATTGTTGCAGAAAAGATTGCAGCAGGGAAGGCCGGCTGTAAATTTCCAGATTGCTCATGCCCACCTCGTCATCAGATGTGGATGAGAGCTGCAGCAGATATGTTGTTTGTCTTTGTGGTGGTATTTCAAATTCTACTGTTTGCAGCAGCGACGGGGGAGTAGAGGCAGATTTTTCCGCAGCCGGCCCTCCTGTTAACTGAGGGGTGTCGTCGGGGAGCAATGCATAGAGCACCATTTTCCCAAAATAGTCTACATGCAGGTATGCCCTGACAGGCTGAGGATCGGTATTTTCAAGAGAAAAACGGATCCAGTAACAAACCCTTTGGCCGTATTGCTTTATCCATTTTTCCAGGACATCGCTGTTGGTGATAAAAGGCTGTTGGAGGATGGAGGAAGGGATAGCCCTGCGATCGTGGCAAATCTGGAAACCAATCGGACCTGCAGTCTGTATGCCTGGAAGATTGTGGATAACGACTTGCAGAGAATCGGCCATACCAGTCACATACACTCCAAATATCAACCCCAGAGTGAGGAAATATTTTCGAAAAACAAGGGTTAAACTCAAACTACAACATTTGCAAGTAAGTTAATAAAAAAATACCTCCCTGAGAACAGGGAGGTCTTAACCCTTTGAAAAATTACTACTCTCTGCTATTGTGCAGCTGCTCTTTACAGTGCACCTGCACAGATAGATGCAAATGATGTTGTAAAACTACATACTGCAGTAAATGCACGAGGTTAATGGCTTGTTATAGATCGTTAATCTATTGTTATCGAGACAATGTGTGTGTGAAGATCAACAGAATGGCCGGACTGACCGGGTTTCTAAGTAAGCAAAATTCACAACAATTCTAAATTAATTTTCTCTTTTCTTTTATCCTTCATAAGGTATGAAAATAAAAAAGCGCAGGTCAGGTAACCTGCGCTGAATCCCGGATAGGGATAGTATTATTTACCCCCATTGGAAGTGCTGTCCTTGCCAGTTTTTTTCATATGATGCATGCCTTTTTTATGCATCACATGTTCTTTGTGATAGGATTTTTTGGCAGCAGTTGTGTCTTTTTTTACATGCTGCCCAAAGGCAGTACCTGTTACCAGAGCCAGCAGGGCCATTGACATCAGTAACTTTTTCATATACTTACATTTTAAAGTGAATGATGTCAGATATATTTCAAACCCTGTACCATAGCATGTAAATACAGTTTTAAAAATAGTTAAGCGATAGTTAATCAACCTGATGTTTACGAGCGATGTAAAGCAATGAGCTGGATTGCATAGGGTGGCGTTGCGATAGCAGCCAGCTGATAAAACCTGTCATCATACCGTAGGCAAACGGCAGTCGCTGACGTGCATAAAGGGAGCTCAGCCATGCAATATAAAATGCATCCATCCGCATGGGTAGCATCTTTACCATTTCAAACCGATGGGATGCAAGCAACGATTGCATGGTTTGTGGTGCAAAATGATACAAATGCCGGGGCACATCATAAGCTGCCCAATAATTTCCAAAAAAACGTTCGTCGAATGAAGTATAATTGGGGACAGCAATGAAAACCAGACCATACTCATGCAGCAAGCGATAAATCGTTGACAGATATTCATGCAATGCATGAATATGTTCCAGCACATGCCATAGGGTAATCAGAGTAAAATGCTGATCAGGGAAGGTATTCAGCTGTATGGGATCCTGCACATCGAGCTGATATTTTTTCTTTGCCAAGCTTCGTGCTGTTTCACTGGGTTCCACCCCTACCGGTTGCCAGCCATGCGTTTGCATCATGTGGAGGAAACTACCCGTACCACATCCTATATCCAATACTTTTGGCTGAGTTTGCAGGGCATGCATATCCCATGTTGGGACATAGGTATGAAAAGCTTTGCGGATGAGCTGGTATTTCCTGCGTAAAGCCAGCCAGCGGGCTGCGTGATAGGCCTTGAAGAGCCATCCTTTCCGGGTGTCTGTATGTGAAATATAGTTCTCGGAATGATAATAGGCAGCTATTGCGGTTTCATCGGGTATGTCCTGTGTAAAAAGAGCCTTGCAATCTGCACACGACCATAGTTCAAACCATTCTTTTGTAACGGCATGGTCCTGCACCCTTGTGCAGAATTGAATGGCAGAAGAAAAGCAAACAGGACAGGTTGAATGATGAATGTGTGGCATATCAGCTAAAAGGCAATTCATGAAACATCAATAGCGCGATCTAAATGGGTATATCCGCCATCGACCACAATGATTTGTCCGGTGGTATGGGACGAACGATCAGAAAGCAAAAATGCAACCATATCGGCAATTTCTTCAGGTTTGGTCATGCGTTTACCCAGCGGAATATGTCGGGTTATCGAAGCCAGTTTTGTTTCCGGATCCGGAAAGGTTTGGATCCAGGAAGCATACAGAGGTGTCCACACTTCTGCCGGTATCACGGTATTGACGCGAATTTCATAAGGCAACAATTCCACAGCCCATTCACGTGTAAGAGCGTTGATGGCGCCCTTAGCCGCTGCATAACCCGATGTATGCCCCTGACCGGTTAAGGATACTTTTGAGCCGATGTTTACAATGGCACCGCGGGATTGTTTTAGGGCAGGCAGGGCAAAATGAGCCATGACATAATAATGCAGCAGATTTTTTTGCAGGGATTGCATGAACCGCTCCGGATTGCCGTTTTCCAGGCCTACACCATCATTGACACCTGCATTGTTTACAAGCCCGTCAATCCGCTGACAGGCATGCCAGGTGAAATCCACCACTTTTCTGCAATCATCAACCCGGGTAAGTTCAGCTTCCACGGCCCATGCCGTATATCCCTTTTCCTTTAAACTGTTTAACTGCCGTGCATTATCGGCTGCATTTCGTCCGGCAATTACCACGGCAGCGCCTTCTGCACACAATATCTCAGCAACGGCAGCACCTATGCCTTTGGCTCCTCCCGTAACGATGAATACTTTTCCGTTCAGATGCAGGTCCATGAATATTCGCAGATTTCAGGCGGATAAAGATAATACATCGCACGAGATATGCGTGCGATGCCATCATGCGGGTGTATAAATCTGATAAATATTTCAGCTTTTCAGAAAATAATTTCGGAGCGGGGTAGTGTCCATTCGAAATTAATTGTACACTTTCACCATCATCACATAATCCTTCAGCTGTTTAAGCAGGGCAACGCGGTTATTGTACAGATCAGCATGGGACATATTCCTTGACCCGCGTGAATGAAGAATGGCTCGTTTGTTAAAATCAGCAGGCAGGCTGTCGAGGATAGCTTTCAGGTAAGTAGCTTTTATAGCAAATGCAATCTGATCTGATTCTCCTTCTTTGCCGCTGATGATGCCGATGATTCTGCCTTTGCTGTCGAACAAAGGTCCGCCGCTGTTGCCGGGATTTACGGGGATGGAAAGCTGATAAGCAGTACTGTCGTCCCGATAACCGGTTTCTGAACTGATATAGCCCTCGCCATATACGATTTCATCTTTGGGATAGCCCAATGTAAATACCTGCTCACCCAGCGGAGCTTCTGCGGCAGAAAGAACGTACGGAAGCGCCCCATTCATACAAAAGCTGGTATCGATGATTTTCAAAACCGCAAGATCAGTATGCGGATCTTGAAATATCATTCTGGCCTTGTAGGTATTGCCCTTGTTATCCTGCACATAAATAGAATCTGCATTGCGGACGACATGATAATTGGTTACCAGATAGCCATTGTCTGAGATCAAAAATCCGCTGCCACCATAGGTGCCAGGATTGGCAGGAGTTTTACCATTGCGATGCATATCGTTCATCAGGGCATATTGCGAGCGTTGAATATTATCAATAGCGCGGCGCAGATCTACGTATCCCATTTTATTCGGGCGGATGTAAAACTGATTAAATGACCAGAAGGCCACCAGCGATACCAGCAAAGCCACGGTTGCAGCCACTGCAATATGGGCAAGCCATTCCTTGCCTGTTTTGATAAGCCTGATACCCGGATGGGTATAATGCCGGGTGGGCGACTGAGAGGCAAACGTCTGTTTAATCCACTGCCGATGCAAACCGGTTTTGAGGACATGAATAAACCGGCGTTCTTCTTCCACCCAATGACGTAGCTGGGGATCTTGTTCCCACAACTTCAGGAATTCGGCTTCTTCAGCTGCATCCATTTCGCCTTGAAGATAACGATGTATGCGATCCATCCATTCACTTCTCATTTCCATACCCGATAAAATTAAGGTTCAGAAAATGGCTTATCAGATTTATTTGTTTGGTAAGCAAAAAATATCTTTTTCAAACGCATCAAACATTTATATTTCTGGGTTTTGGCATTATCTGCATTTGTATAGCCAAATATTTCAGCAATTTCTGCCATGCTTTTGTTCATAATATAATATTGCTCAAGCAGGCTTCTGCAGGGTTCTCCGAGTTGATTCAAGGCTGCTTCCATATTCCGGAATGCCTGATCCCGTTCTTCATGTTGTGCAATATCATCTGCGACAGGAATCCAATCAGCAAGTCCGTCGGCCAGGGGTAACTGGCGTTGGGCTGATTCCAGGCGTTTCAGCCACAGATGCCTGCTTACGGCATAGATATATGTCTTCAGCCTGCAGGTCAGGACAAAATCTGGCGACTGCGCGCGTTCCAGCAAAATGATCAGGGTTTCCTGGAAAATATCTTCCGCATCCTCTTCAAAACCATTATTCTTTTTAACCAGTGCTCTGATCATCGGAAAGCAGCTGTCGTAAATTTGCTGCAACGCTTCCCGGTCATGACAGAGCAACCGGTCGAGCAATGCTGTGTCCTTCGCTTTTTTTGAAACAGATAAACTACTCACTGATTAATCCCGGATTTGGTTTGCAGGTAACCCAAAATAACCAAAAAATTTTTTACCGGAGATGGGTTACCTTTTTTCAAAAATCGGATAAATGGGAAATTCATTCACCATTTAAAATTTCATTGCAATGAAAAACGTGT from Thermoflavifilum aggregans encodes the following:
- a CDS encoding 7TM diverse intracellular signaling domain-containing protein, coding for MSLTLVFRKYFLTLGLIFGVYVTGMADSLQVVIHNLPGIQTAGPIGFQICHDRRAIPSSILQQPFITNSDVLEKWIKQYGQRVCYWIRFSLENTDPQPVRAYLHVDYFGKMVLYALLPDDTPQLTGGPAAEKSASTPPSLLQTVEFEIPPQRQTTYLLQLSSTSDDEVGMSNLEIYSRPSLLQSFLQQYYGDRRARFLQLLFLGFMCSQMLYVLFQWIIVKRKEYPCYFLYLVLVTMYYLHKYYQETGIYSPFAYYPELRFYLKAFLLMLPYLFYLMFIRYFLELKHLDASVEKSVRYLEHTIWIYVIIDLILRILFPGEVWINDLLMVSIVFVFACCLYLIFKLIKHHDILVTLILTGSMIAGLGGVIGILITLLQIDWGLLSSNLNSLVTGQIGVVIETIIFTTSLGLKNRRVEKEKIKHQQRLIAQLQENEQLRKNMDNIRNNIAKDLHDDIGATLTSILLYSNAAVNRKKMTLKEAKNIFRKISQISADMMENMSDIVWAIHPVHDSMKKLIQRMIYYALPLTRAKNIQFHFEEEEHIREVILDMNKRKNIFLIFKEGVCNVLKYAEASTVVVRLYQLQGNLHLTIEDDGKGFIETQTEGNGLKNMKFRAEDCGGSLTIESAPGKGTCIHLQVSI
- a CDS encoding class I SAM-dependent methyltransferase; protein product: MPHIHHSTCPVCFSSAIQFCTRVQDHAVTKEWFELWSCADCKALFTQDIPDETAIAAYYHSENYISHTDTRKGWLFKAYHAARWLALRRKYQLIRKAFHTYVPTWDMHALQTQPKVLDIGCGTGSFLHMMQTHGWQPVGVEPSETARSLAKKKYQLDVQDPIQLNTFPDQHFTLITLWHVLEHIHALHEYLSTIYRLLHEYGLVFIAVPNYTSFDERFFGNYWAAYDVPRHLYHFAPQTMQSLLASHRFEMVKMLPMRMDAFYIAWLSSLYARQRLPFAYGMMTGFISWLLSQRHPMQSSSLLYIARKHQVD
- a CDS encoding L-fucose dehydrogenase — protein: MDLHLNGKVFIVTGGAKGIGAAVAEILCAEGAAVVIAGRNAADNARQLNSLKEKGYTAWAVEAELTRVDDCRKVVDFTWHACQRIDGLVNNAGVNDGVGLENGNPERFMQSLQKNLLHYYVMAHFALPALKQSRGAIVNIGSKVSLTGQGHTSGYAAAKGAINALTREWAVELLPYEIRVNTVIPAEVWTPLYASWIQTFPDPETKLASITRHIPLGKRMTKPEEIADMVAFLLSDRSSHTTGQIIVVDGGYTHLDRAIDVS
- a CDS encoding S1 family peptidase, with translation MEMRSEWMDRIHRYLQGEMDAAEEAEFLKLWEQDPQLRHWVEEERRFIHVLKTGLHRQWIKQTFASQSPTRHYTHPGIRLIKTGKEWLAHIAVAATVALLVSLVAFWSFNQFYIRPNKMGYVDLRRAIDNIQRSQYALMNDMHRNGKTPANPGTYGGSGFLISDNGYLVTNYHVVRNADSIYVQDNKGNTYKARMIFQDPHTDLAVLKIIDTSFCMNGALPYVLSAAEAPLGEQVFTLGYPKDEIVYGEGYISSETGYRDDSTAYQLSIPVNPGNSGGPLFDSKGRIIGIISGKEGESDQIAFAIKATYLKAILDSLPADFNKRAILHSRGSRNMSHADLYNNRVALLKQLKDYVMMVKVYN
- a CDS encoding RNA polymerase sigma factor, coding for MSSLSVSKKAKDTALLDRLLCHDREALQQIYDSCFPMIRALVKKNNGFEEDAEDIFQETLIILLERAQSPDFVLTCRLKTYIYAVSRHLWLKRLESAQRQLPLADGLADWIPVADDIAQHEERDQAFRNMEAALNQLGEPCRSLLEQYYIMNKSMAEIAEIFGYTNADNAKTQKYKCLMRLKKIFFAYQTNKSDKPFSEP